A window of Pseudomonas mucidolens contains these coding sequences:
- a CDS encoding mannose-1-phosphate guanylyltransferase/mannose-6-phosphate isomerase, translating to MIPVILSGGSGSRLWPLSRKQFPKQFLALTGEHTLFQQTLERLVFEGMDAPIVVCNKDHRFIVNEQLSARKLDTQRILMEPFGRNTAPAVALTAMMLVNEGRDELMLVLPADHVLDDQKALQRALALATVAAERGEMVLFGVPATRPETGYGYIKSTNDSLLPEGVSRVQQFVEKPDEKRAVEFVKSGGYFWNSGMFLFRASRFLEELKKHDPDIYDTCMLTLERSQQDADTVTFDEATFACCPDNSIDYAVMEKTQRACVVPLSAGWSDVGCWASLWSVNEKDADGNVSKGDVVIQDSRNCMIHGNGKLVSVIGLDNIVVVETKDAMMIAHKDKVQGVKQMVNTLNEQGRSETQNHCEVYRPWGSYDSVDMGGRFQVKHISVKPGACLSLQMHHHRAEHWIVVSGTAEVTCDENVFLLTENQSTYIPIASVHRLRNPGKIPLEIIEVQSGSYLGEDDIERFEDIYGRSTPIERGVSVKTIAQ from the coding sequence ATGATCCCAGTAATCCTTTCCGGTGGTAGCGGCTCACGTCTTTGGCCGCTTTCGCGTAAACAGTTTCCCAAGCAGTTCCTGGCGCTGACCGGCGAACACACGCTGTTCCAGCAAACCCTCGAACGCCTGGTGTTCGAGGGCATGGACGCGCCTATCGTGGTCTGCAACAAAGACCACCGTTTCATCGTCAACGAGCAACTGAGCGCACGTAAACTCGACACCCAGCGCATCCTCATGGAACCCTTCGGTCGCAACACCGCGCCGGCCGTAGCGCTGACCGCGATGATGCTGGTCAACGAAGGCCGTGACGAACTGATGCTGGTGCTGCCAGCCGATCACGTACTGGACGATCAAAAAGCCCTGCAACGCGCCCTGGCCCTGGCTACCGTAGCGGCCGAGCGTGGCGAGATGGTGTTGTTCGGTGTACCGGCCACGCGTCCGGAAACCGGTTATGGCTACATCAAGTCGACCAACGATTCGCTGCTGCCAGAAGGCGTCAGCCGCGTGCAGCAGTTCGTCGAAAAGCCTGACGAAAAGCGCGCGGTGGAGTTTGTCAAAAGTGGCGGTTATTTCTGGAACAGCGGCATGTTCCTGTTCCGCGCCAGCCGCTTCCTGGAAGAACTGAAAAAGCACGATCCGGACATCTACGACACCTGCATGCTGACCCTGGAGCGCAGCCAGCAAGACGCCGACACCGTGACCTTCGACGAGGCCACGTTCGCCTGCTGCCCGGACAATTCCATCGACTACGCCGTGATGGAAAAGACCCAGCGCGCCTGCGTTGTACCACTGAGCGCCGGCTGGAGCGATGTAGGTTGCTGGGCTTCGCTATGGAGCGTCAACGAGAAAGATGCCGACGGTAACGTCAGCAAAGGCGACGTGGTGATCCAGGACAGCCGCAACTGCATGATCCACGGCAATGGCAAGCTGGTGTCGGTTATCGGCCTGGACAATATCGTGGTGGTGGAAACCAAAGACGCAATGATGATTGCTCACAAGGACAAGGTCCAGGGCGTCAAGCAGATGGTCAACACCCTCAACGAACAGGGCCGTAGCGAGACCCAGAATCACTGCGAAGTCTACCGTCCGTGGGGCTCCTACGATTCGGTGGACATGGGCGGGCGCTTCCAGGTCAAGCACATCTCGGTCAAGCCCGGCGCGTGTCTGTCGCTGCAGATGCACCACCACCGCGCCGAACACTGGATTGTGGTCAGCGGCACCGCCGAAGTGACCTGCGACGAGAACGTGTTCCTGCTCACGGAAAACCAATCCACGTACATCCCGATTGCCTCGGTACACCGCCTGCGCAACCCGGGTAAAATTCCGTTGGAGATCATTGAAGTACAGTCGGGCAGCTACCTGGGCGAAGACGATATCGAACGGTTTGAAGATATCTATGGTCGCTCGACGCCGATCGAACGCGGGGTTTCGGTGAAAACTATCGCGCAGTAA
- a CDS encoding nuclear transport factor 2 family protein has product MIDYRDFFEEVIQTHVEIEQWFAGVAPEGTLENLLARFSPDFSMVAPSSGARVDATGVQALFRRLGGQRPGLKITLSEMTGIDRHARGASVTYREHQIDDTGTQTDRRATVVFEKQASGGLLWRHLHETYCQG; this is encoded by the coding sequence ATGATTGATTACCGTGATTTTTTTGAGGAAGTGATTCAGACCCACGTCGAGATCGAACAATGGTTTGCCGGTGTTGCGCCCGAGGGCACGCTGGAAAATCTACTGGCGCGCTTCTCGCCGGACTTCAGCATGGTCGCACCGTCCAGCGGAGCACGAGTGGATGCGACTGGGGTGCAGGCGTTGTTCAGGCGCCTGGGCGGCCAGCGGCCGGGGCTGAAAATCACTCTGAGTGAAATGACCGGTATCGACCGCCATGCGCGAGGCGCTAGCGTGACTTACCGAGAACATCAGATTGATGACACTGGGACCCAGACGGATCGTCGCGCTACTGTGGTGTTCGAGAAGCAAGCCAGTGGTGGATTGTTGTGGCGGCATTTGCATGAGACGTATTGCCAAGGGTGA
- a CDS encoding mannuronate-specific alginate lyase: protein MHKLLTPTLLGLAIFAGSVNAAAPLRPPQGYAAPIEAFKTGDFKDGCDAMPTPYTGPLQFRSKYEGSDKARSTLNLQSEKAFRDSTADITKLEKDTSKRVMQFMRDGRPEQLECTLNWLVSWAKADALMSKDFNHTGKSMRKWALGSMASAYLRLKFSESRPLANHQQESQLIEAWFNKLADQVVSDWSNLPLKKINNHSYWAAWSVMATSVATNRRDLFDWAVKEYKIGANQVDAQGFLPNELKRQQRALSYHNYALPPLSMIASFALVNGVDLRQENNGALKRLGENVLAGVEDPEIFEQKNGEEQDMKDLKKDSKFAWLEPFCTLYTCAPDVLERKHEMQPFKTFRLGGDLTKVYDPAHEKGGKGS from the coding sequence ATGCACAAGCTATTGACTCCAACACTGCTGGGCCTGGCGATATTTGCCGGCTCGGTGAACGCCGCCGCGCCACTGCGCCCGCCCCAGGGCTACGCCGCGCCGATCGAGGCGTTCAAGACCGGCGACTTCAAGGACGGCTGCGATGCAATGCCGACGCCTTACACCGGCCCACTGCAGTTTCGCAGCAAGTATGAAGGTTCCGACAAGGCGCGTTCGACCCTGAATCTGCAGTCGGAAAAAGCCTTTCGCGACAGCACCGCCGACATCACCAAGCTGGAAAAAGACACCAGCAAACGCGTGATGCAATTCATGCGCGATGGCCGCCCGGAGCAGTTGGAGTGCACCTTGAACTGGCTGGTGTCATGGGCCAAGGCGGATGCGTTGATGTCCAAGGACTTCAACCACACCGGCAAGTCGATGCGTAAATGGGCGCTGGGCAGCATGGCGTCGGCCTATCTGCGCTTGAAGTTTTCCGAGTCGCGTCCGCTGGCCAATCACCAGCAGGAATCACAACTGATCGAGGCCTGGTTCAACAAACTAGCGGATCAAGTGGTCAGCGACTGGAGCAATCTGCCGCTGAAAAAAATCAACAACCACTCGTACTGGGCCGCCTGGTCAGTGATGGCGACTTCCGTCGCCACCAACCGCCGTGACCTGTTTGACTGGGCGGTGAAGGAATACAAGATCGGCGCCAATCAGGTGGATGCGCAAGGCTTCCTGCCCAACGAATTGAAGCGCCAGCAACGGGCCTTGTCGTATCACAACTACGCCCTGCCGCCGTTGTCGATGATCGCCAGCTTTGCCCTGGTCAATGGCGTGGATCTGCGTCAGGAAAACAACGGCGCACTCAAACGTCTCGGCGAAAACGTGCTGGCCGGTGTTGAAGACCCGGAGATCTTCGAGCAGAAGAACGGCGAGGAACAGGACATGAAAGACCTTAAGAAGGACTCGAAATTCGCCTGGCTCGAACCATTTTGCACCCTCTACACCTGCGCGCCGGATGTGTTGGAGCGCAAGCATGAAATGCAGCCGTTCAAGACATTTCGCCTGGGTGGAGACCTGACCAAGGTCTATGACCCGGCACATGAGAAAGGTGGCAAGGGATCGTGA
- a CDS encoding MBOAT family O-acyltransferase yields MVFSSNVFLFLFLPIFLGLYYLSGQRYRNLLLLIASYVFYAWWRVDFLALFAAVTLWNYWIGLKVGAAGVRTKPAQRWLLLGVAVDLCILGYFKYANFGVDSINVMMKSAGLEPFILTHVLLPIGISFYIFESISYIIDVYRGDTPATRNLIDFAAFVAIFPHLIAGPVLRFRDLADQFNNRTHTLDKFSEGCTRFMQGFIKKVFIADTLAVVADHCFALQNPTTGDAWLGALAYTAQLYFDFSGYSDMAIGLGLMMGFRFMENFKQPYISQSITEFWRRWHISLSTWLRDYLYITLGGNRKGTLTTYRNLFLTMLLGGLWHGANITYIVWGAWHGMWLAIEKAIGLNTSPRSFNPVRWAFTFLLVVMGWVIFRAENLHVAGRMYGAMFSFGEWSLSELNRANLTGLQVATMVVAYATLAFFGLRDFYRNRPAEKTRPADPSLIKAVPGDNPGSIQEPGFSVGSNAAVQPAYWTADWPRYAMRALILLLFVASILKLSAQSFSPFLYFQF; encoded by the coding sequence ATGGTTTTCTCGTCCAATGTGTTCCTGTTTCTGTTCTTGCCGATCTTTCTCGGCTTGTACTATTTGAGCGGGCAACGCTATCGCAATCTGCTGTTGCTGATTGCCAGTTACGTGTTCTACGCCTGGTGGCGAGTGGACTTCCTGGCGCTGTTCGCCGCGGTGACCCTGTGGAACTACTGGATCGGCCTCAAGGTCGGTGCCGCCGGGGTTCGCACCAAACCCGCGCAACGCTGGCTGCTGCTCGGTGTGGCGGTTGACTTGTGCATCCTCGGCTACTTCAAGTACGCCAACTTCGGCGTCGACAGCATCAACGTGATGATGAAGTCGGCGGGCCTGGAGCCGTTTATCCTGACCCATGTGCTGTTGCCGATCGGCATCTCGTTCTACATTTTCGAGTCCATCAGCTACATCATCGACGTCTACCGTGGCGACACACCTGCGACCCGCAACCTGATCGACTTCGCGGCGTTCGTGGCGATCTTCCCGCACCTGATCGCCGGCCCCGTCCTGCGTTTTCGCGACCTCGCCGACCAGTTCAACAACCGCACCCACACCCTCGACAAATTCTCCGAGGGCTGTACGCGGTTCATGCAGGGGTTCATCAAGAAGGTATTCATTGCCGACACCCTCGCGGTGGTCGCCGACCATTGCTTCGCCCTGCAAAACCCGACAACCGGCGATGCCTGGCTCGGCGCGCTGGCGTACACCGCGCAGCTGTATTTCGACTTCTCCGGCTATAGCGACATGGCCATCGGCCTGGGCCTGATGATGGGTTTCCGCTTCATGGAGAACTTCAAGCAGCCCTATATAAGCCAATCGATCACCGAGTTCTGGCGGCGCTGGCACATCAGCCTCTCGACCTGGCTGCGCGATTACCTCTACATCACCCTGGGTGGCAACCGCAAAGGCACCCTGACCACCTACCGCAACCTGTTCCTGACCATGTTGCTCGGTGGCCTGTGGCATGGCGCGAACATCACCTACATCGTCTGGGGTGCGTGGCACGGCATGTGGCTGGCGATTGAAAAAGCCATCGGCCTCAACACCTCGCCACGCAGTTTCAATCCAGTGCGCTGGGCCTTTACCTTCCTGCTGGTGGTGATGGGCTGGGTGATCTTCCGTGCCGAAAACCTGCACGTCGCCGGTCGCATGTACGGCGCAATGTTCAGCTTTGGCGAGTGGTCGCTGTCGGAACTCAACCGCGCGAACCTCACCGGTCTGCAAGTGGCAACCATGGTGGTGGCGTACGCCACGCTGGCGTTCTTCGGGCTGCGCGACTTTTACCGCAATCGTCCGGCTGAAAAGACCCGGCCTGCCGACCCGAGCCTGATCAAGGCAGTCCCGGGCGACAACCCCGGCAGCATCCAGGAGCCCGGTTTCAGCGTCGGCAGCAACGCCGCCGTGCAACCGGCCTACTGGACGGCCGACTGGCCCCGCTACGCCATGCGCGCGCTGATCCTGCTGCTGTTCGTTGCTTCGATTCTCAAACTTTCGGCGCAAAGCTTCTCGCCGTTCCTTTACTTCCAATTCTGA
- a CDS encoding alginate O-acetyltransferase, producing the protein MTRSLRILYTALFMALLLALGAWSIRSFFGFSTNAEATVLNGRWAKAVETHYDDEFPIKRLGTNLWAALDYKLFNEGRPGVVLGRDHWLYSDEEFNPTANAEQNLQGNYALVEGVRQTLKARGVQLVMAIVPAKVRLYPEHLGEVRPARIHAGLYQDFHARLAADKIIAPDLLSPLQQAKLHGQQVFLRTDTHWTPDGAEVAARQLAKVINAKTLLSGEPQRFVTEAESTTPHKGDLRLFLPLDPLFENLMPPKEPLQKRVTHAVQSQAAGDAALFADSEMPVALVGTSYSANPNWNFVGALKQALGSEVVNYSEDGHGPILPMLSYLKSDDFKNSPPQVLVWEFPERYLPVNNEIGDADPQWVAQLKQAGTRQQNMAINTTKSETPDRAQN; encoded by the coding sequence ATGACCCGTTCATTACGCATCCTCTACACCGCGCTGTTCATGGCCTTGCTGCTGGCATTGGGCGCCTGGTCGATACGCAGTTTCTTCGGCTTCAGCACCAACGCCGAGGCCACCGTACTCAATGGTCGCTGGGCCAAGGCCGTCGAAACTCATTACGACGATGAATTCCCGATCAAGCGCCTCGGCACCAACCTCTGGGCCGCGCTGGACTACAAGCTGTTCAACGAAGGTCGCCCCGGCGTGGTGCTGGGTCGCGATCACTGGCTGTACAGCGATGAGGAGTTCAACCCCACCGCCAACGCCGAGCAGAACCTGCAAGGCAACTACGCGTTGGTCGAAGGCGTACGCCAGACCCTCAAGGCGCGTGGCGTGCAACTGGTGATGGCGATTGTCCCGGCCAAGGTGCGCCTGTACCCGGAGCATCTGGGTGAAGTGCGCCCAGCGCGTATTCATGCCGGTCTTTACCAGGATTTCCACGCCCGACTCGCCGCCGACAAGATCATCGCTCCCGACCTGCTTAGCCCGCTGCAACAAGCCAAGCTCCACGGTCAGCAAGTGTTCCTGCGCACCGATACGCACTGGACCCCGGACGGCGCCGAAGTGGCCGCCAGACAACTGGCCAAGGTGATCAATGCCAAGACCCTGCTCAGCGGCGAACCCCAGCGGTTTGTGACCGAAGCCGAGTCCACCACACCACACAAGGGCGACCTGCGGCTGTTTCTGCCGCTGGACCCGCTGTTCGAAAACCTGATGCCGCCCAAGGAGCCGCTGCAAAAACGCGTGACCCACGCGGTGCAATCCCAGGCAGCCGGTGATGCCGCGTTGTTCGCCGACAGCGAAATGCCGGTCGCCCTGGTGGGCACCAGCTACAGCGCCAATCCTAACTGGAACTTCGTCGGCGCCCTGAAGCAGGCCTTGGGCAGCGAGGTGGTGAACTACTCCGAAGACGGCCACGGCCCGATCCTGCCGATGCTCAGCTACCTGAAAAGCGACGACTTCAAGAACAGCCCGCCGCAGGTGCTGGTCTGGGAGTTTCCTGAACGTTATCTGCCTGTGAACAACGAAATCGGCGATGCCGACCCGCAGTGGGTCGCGCAACTCAAACAAGCCGGTACCCGCCAACAGAACATGGCAATCAACACCACAAAATCCGAGACGCCCGACCGGGCGCAAAACTGA
- a CDS encoding alginate O-acetyltransferase AlgF yields MTFTKTPRRLAKTLALVAGMSVVSMSAFAGGDAALYGPVAPKGSSFVRLFNASNQEVSATVGNTALNDVAPLGSSEFSFLPGGDYSAKVGSQAVTVKLAADHYYTLVNSGSGQPQLIEEPPFKNKQKSLVRVQNLSDKSLTLKTADGKTEVVKAVAAKGRGEREINPVKVSLALFDGDKKVGDLKPVALERGEAAVLYVTGQGSNLSPVWVKRPVSTR; encoded by the coding sequence ATGACTTTCACTAAAACTCCTCGTCGTCTCGCCAAGACCCTTGCCCTGGTTGCAGGCATGAGTGTTGTGTCGATGTCCGCCTTCGCCGGTGGCGACGCCGCCCTCTATGGCCCTGTCGCGCCGAAAGGTTCAAGCTTCGTGCGCCTGTTCAACGCCAGCAATCAGGAAGTCAGCGCCACGGTCGGCAATACCGCCCTGAACGACGTTGCCCCCCTGGGCAGCAGTGAGTTCAGCTTCCTGCCAGGCGGCGACTACAGCGCCAAGGTCGGCAGCCAGGCCGTGACGGTCAAGCTGGCCGCCGATCATTACTACACCCTGGTCAACAGCGGCAGCGGTCAGCCACAATTGATCGAAGAACCACCGTTCAAGAACAAACAGAAATCCCTGGTACGCGTGCAGAACCTCAGTGACAAGTCCCTGACCCTGAAGACCGCCGATGGCAAGACCGAAGTGGTCAAGGCAGTGGCCGCCAAGGGCCGCGGCGAGCGTGAAATCAACCCGGTAAAGGTCAGCCTGGCGCTGTTCGACGGCGACAAGAAAGTCGGTGACCTGAAGCCTGTGGCCCTGGAGCGCGGTGAAGCGGCGGTGCTCTATGTCACCGGCCAAGGCTCCAACCTGTCGCCAGTATGGGTCAAGCGCCCGGTGTCGACGCGCTAA
- a CDS encoding alginate O-acetyltransferase: MHPHMIKLLSLSGLTLGILAASSGARADTVAAPTFTAEPCCNLCPAAHDAKNYTTRYQQNFTTLVQAQGDWLFRTQEDLRTQFETTPAGYKRLQQLHDAFKSKGVELVLVYQPTRGLVNRNKLNPEEKAKFDFDTALGNYKSMLGRFAKMGYVVPDLSPLTNEQLPDELPAHDFYFRGDQHWTPYGAQRTAKIVAAKVKQLPEFADIPKREFETKKSGRMGKTGTLHNMAGQLCGTSYAIQYMDQFTTEPKGEAGDGDLFGDSGNPQITLVGTSHSGKNYNFAGFLQEEIGADILNVAFPGGGLEGSMLQYLGSDEFQKSPPKILIWEFSPLYRLDQETIYRQMMSLLDNDCEGKPAQMSASTTLKPGKNELMVNSKNMDLRNRNHQVDIRFADPSVKTLQATLWYMNGRHEDIKIDKPETSETDGRFAFELRTDEDWASQNLLAVEVQGPEAGGAAQKVEAKICTRNVFPAGGQQTASVGQ, encoded by the coding sequence ATGCACCCACACATGATCAAGCTGCTCAGCCTCTCGGGTTTGACCCTCGGCATTCTGGCTGCCAGCAGCGGCGCGCGCGCCGACACCGTCGCGGCGCCGACGTTTACCGCCGAGCCGTGCTGCAACCTGTGCCCGGCCGCCCATGACGCGAAAAACTACACCACGCGCTACCAGCAAAACTTCACCACCCTGGTGCAAGCCCAGGGCGACTGGTTGTTCCGTACCCAGGAAGACCTGCGCACTCAGTTCGAGACCACACCCGCCGGCTACAAACGCTTGCAGCAGTTGCACGACGCGTTCAAGAGTAAAGGTGTGGAACTGGTGCTGGTCTATCAGCCAACCCGTGGCCTGGTGAACCGCAACAAGCTCAATCCAGAGGAAAAAGCCAAGTTCGATTTCGACACGGCGCTGGGCAACTACAAATCCATGCTTGGCCGCTTTGCGAAGATGGGCTATGTGGTGCCGGACCTGTCGCCATTGACCAACGAGCAACTGCCCGATGAGTTGCCGGCGCATGATTTCTATTTCCGCGGCGACCAACACTGGACCCCGTATGGCGCCCAGCGCACGGCAAAAATTGTCGCGGCCAAGGTCAAACAGTTGCCTGAGTTTGCCGACATTCCCAAGCGCGAGTTCGAGACCAAAAAGTCCGGGCGCATGGGCAAGACCGGCACCCTGCACAACATGGCCGGACAGTTGTGCGGCACCAGCTATGCGATCCAGTACATGGACCAATTCACCACCGAACCCAAGGGGGAAGCGGGCGACGGCGACCTGTTCGGCGACTCGGGCAACCCGCAGATCACCCTGGTGGGCACCAGTCACAGCGGCAAGAACTACAACTTCGCCGGCTTTCTTCAGGAAGAAATCGGTGCCGACATTTTGAACGTCGCGTTTCCCGGCGGTGGCCTGGAAGGCTCGATGTTGCAGTACCTGGGCAGCGATGAGTTCCAGAAGAGCCCGCCGAAAATCCTGATCTGGGAGTTTTCGCCGTTGTATCGCCTCGACCAGGAGACCATCTATCGCCAGATGATGTCGCTGCTGGACAACGACTGTGAAGGCAAGCCGGCGCAGATGAGCGCCAGCACCACCCTCAAGCCCGGCAAGAATGAGTTGATGGTCAACAGCAAGAACATGGACCTGCGCAACCGCAATCATCAGGTCGACATTCGCTTCGCCGATCCGTCGGTAAAAACCCTGCAAGCCACCCTCTGGTACATGAACGGGCGCCACGAGGACATCAAGATCGATAAACCCGAAACATCCGAGACAGACGGGCGTTTCGCCTTTGAACTGCGCACCGATGAAGACTGGGCCTCGCAAAACCTGCTGGCTGTGGAAGTCCAGGGCCCTGAAGCGGGCGGTGCCGCGCAGAAAGTCGAAGCGAAAATTTGCACACGCAACGTATTCCCCGCCGGTGGTCAACAGACCGCATCGGTCGGGCAATGA
- a CDS encoding multidrug transporter: MFFGVLLIITWLILLLRYPAKALPVSLAAAVGLAFVAMWVVWLDNREASQLARLELRINYAPEECPADRPLKLTLNNGTDVPLTELRWRVAAYAPGDTVNLAENVYSAPRYRGPGELQAGSNWQDCLPVPPLRPGYRPQTLAFRAEHLQGSFSN, encoded by the coding sequence ATGTTCTTCGGCGTTCTACTGATCATTACCTGGCTGATTCTGCTGCTGCGCTATCCCGCCAAGGCATTGCCAGTATCGCTCGCCGCCGCTGTTGGCCTGGCTTTCGTCGCGATGTGGGTGGTGTGGCTGGACAACCGCGAAGCCTCGCAACTGGCACGCCTGGAACTGCGCATCAATTACGCACCTGAAGAATGCCCCGCCGACCGCCCGCTGAAACTGACCCTCAACAACGGCACCGATGTGCCCCTGACCGAACTGCGCTGGCGCGTCGCAGCCTATGCACCGGGCGATACGGTGAACCTGGCGGAAAATGTCTATTCTGCGCCCCGTTATCGCGGCCCCGGCGAGTTGCAGGCCGGGTCCAACTGGCAAGACTGCCTGCCGGTACCGCCGCTGCGTCCCGGCTATCGCCCGCAAACCCTGGCGTTTCGCGCCGAGCATTTGCAAGGCAGCTTCTCCAACTGA
- the algG gene encoding mannuronan 5-epimerase AlgG, with the protein MNSPALKGSVSLLVAAMLLASTSAMANVEPAVKAPITAKELQHAKTYTITSPPTAPLEMAKPALPDLSGYTAEAAAAKIVRSKPGKVSVRRMMQESALKDFIGGDNKMAEWVVRQHGIPQAIFIDDGYLNLKDLAKKVPKQYLSETSPGVFLARLPIVVGEKGILEIDKQTQELRLSQEAGSFLVNDGQLFVSDTKITGWREKSNGPATFRSPKEFRPFLLAWGGTETYIVNSKMASFGYANSKSYGVSISQYTPNMAKVLKRAEPTGWIIDSEFSDMWYGFYCYETEGFVIKGSTYKDNIVYGIDPHDRSHGLIIADNTVYGTKKKHGIIISREVNDSFIFNNRSYDNKLSGLVIDRNSVNNLIADNEIYRNHTDGITLYESGDNLLWGNKVISNRRHGIRVRNSVNIRLYENIAMSNGLTGVYGHIKDLTNTDRDIALDPFDAQVSLIVVGGELAANGSGPLSIDSPLSIELYRVSMLAPTKSSGISFSGILGERQDEILDLLVRQQKAVLIDPVERQTQLQD; encoded by the coding sequence ATGAATTCTCCAGCCCTCAAAGGCTCGGTCAGCCTGCTGGTCGCAGCGATGCTGCTCGCCAGCACTTCGGCCATGGCCAATGTTGAGCCAGCAGTCAAAGCGCCGATCACCGCCAAAGAGCTGCAACACGCCAAGACCTACACCATCACCAGCCCGCCCACCGCGCCGCTGGAGATGGCCAAGCCGGCGCTGCCGGACTTGTCGGGTTATACCGCCGAGGCCGCCGCGGCAAAAATTGTCCGCAGCAAGCCCGGCAAGGTCAGCGTGCGCCGGATGATGCAGGAGTCTGCCCTCAAGGACTTTATCGGTGGCGACAACAAAATGGCCGAATGGGTGGTGCGCCAACATGGCATTCCCCAAGCGATTTTTATCGACGACGGCTACCTGAACCTCAAGGATCTGGCCAAGAAAGTGCCCAAGCAATACCTGAGCGAAACCTCGCCCGGCGTATTTCTGGCCAGGTTGCCGATCGTGGTCGGCGAGAAAGGCATCCTCGAAATCGACAAGCAGACCCAGGAACTGCGCCTGTCCCAGGAAGCCGGTTCGTTCCTGGTCAACGATGGCCAGTTGTTTGTGAGTGACACCAAAATCACGGGCTGGCGCGAGAAAAGCAATGGCCCGGCGACCTTCCGCTCACCGAAGGAATTCCGTCCGTTCCTGCTGGCCTGGGGCGGCACCGAGACCTATATCGTCAACAGCAAGATGGCCAGCTTCGGCTACGCCAACAGTAAATCCTACGGCGTGAGTATTTCCCAATACACGCCGAACATGGCCAAGGTGCTGAAGCGTGCGGAGCCCACCGGCTGGATTATCGACTCCGAATTCTCGGACATGTGGTACGGCTTCTACTGCTACGAGACCGAAGGTTTTGTGATCAAGGGCAGCACCTACAAGGACAACATCGTCTACGGCATCGACCCCCATGACCGCTCCCACGGCCTGATCATCGCCGACAACACCGTCTACGGGACGAAGAAGAAGCACGGCATCATCATTTCCCGGGAAGTGAACGACAGCTTCATCTTCAACAACCGCAGCTACGACAACAAGCTTTCGGGCCTGGTGATCGACCGTAACAGCGTGAACAACCTGATCGCCGACAACGAGATCTACCGCAACCATACCGACGGCATCACGCTCTATGAGAGCGGCGACAACCTGCTGTGGGGCAACAAGGTGATCAGCAACCGGCGCCACGGTATCCGCGTGCGTAACAGCGTGAATATTCGCCTGTACGAAAACATCGCCATGTCCAACGGACTGACCGGCGTCTACGGCCACATCAAGGACTTGACCAACACCGACCGCGACATCGCCCTGGACCCCTTCGATGCCCAGGTGTCGCTGATCGTGGTCGGCGGCGAACTGGCCGCCAATGGCAGCGGACCGCTGTCCATCGACTCGCCGCTGAGCATCGAGCTGTACCGCGTATCCATGCTCGCCCCAACCAAATCCAGCGGCATCAGCTTTTCGGGGATTCTCGGCGAACGCCAGGATGAAATTCTCGACCTGCTGGTGCGCCAGCAGAAAGCCGTGCTGATCGACCCTGTCGAACGCCAGACCCAATTGCAGGACTGA
- a CDS encoding SDR family oxidoreductase produces MPNVLITGCSSGIGRALADTFKSAGYDVWASARRDDDVAALTAAGFTAVQLDVNDSVALRQLAEQLGELDVLINNAGYGAMGPLLDGGTQAMQQQFETNVFAIVGVTQALFPALRQRQGLVVNIGSVSGVLVTPFAGAYCASKAAVHALSDALRMELAPFGVRVMEVQPGAIDTHFAKNAGTQAELLINPQSPWWPMRESIRARSQASQDKPTPAVVFAAEVLKAVQQQSPPRLLRSGNGSWALPLMAALLPKGVLEKVLMKRFGLNKTL; encoded by the coding sequence ATGCCCAACGTACTGATCACCGGTTGCTCCAGCGGTATTGGCCGCGCCCTGGCCGATACCTTCAAGTCCGCCGGTTATGACGTCTGGGCCAGCGCCCGACGTGACGACGACGTCGCCGCGCTGACCGCGGCCGGTTTTACCGCGGTGCAGTTGGACGTCAACGACAGCGTCGCGCTGCGCCAACTGGCGGAACAACTCGGCGAGCTGGACGTACTGATCAATAACGCCGGTTATGGCGCGATGGGCCCGTTGCTCGACGGCGGCACGCAGGCCATGCAGCAACAGTTCGAGACCAACGTGTTTGCCATCGTCGGCGTGACCCAGGCGCTGTTCCCCGCCCTGCGCCAACGCCAGGGATTGGTGGTGAATATCGGCAGCGTTTCCGGAGTGCTGGTAACCCCGTTTGCCGGCGCATACTGCGCGTCCAAGGCCGCCGTGCATGCGTTGAGCGATGCGCTGCGCATGGAGCTGGCCCCCTTTGGCGTGCGGGTGATGGAAGTGCAGCCTGGCGCTATCGATACCCACTTCGCGAAAAACGCCGGCACCCAGGCTGAATTGTTGATCAATCCACAATCACCATGGTGGCCAATGCGCGAAAGCATCCGCGCACGCAGTCAGGCTTCCCAGGACAAGCCGACGCCAGCCGTGGTGTTTGCCGCAGAAGTGCTCAAGGCCGTGCAGCAGCAATCGCCACCGCGCCTGCTGCGCTCGGGCAACGGCAGCTGGGCATTGCCATTGATGGCCGCGCTGCTGCCCAAGGGTGTGCTGGAAAAAGTGCTGATGAAACGCTTTGGGCTGAATAAAACGTTGTAA